The following coding sequences are from one Rutidosis leptorrhynchoides isolate AG116_Rl617_1_P2 chromosome 11, CSIRO_AGI_Rlap_v1, whole genome shotgun sequence window:
- the LOC139874420 gene encoding uncharacterized protein, which yields MKILSLNIRGFGIGSGENKLSWAKELLFKEKPIFVAFQETKLNLVNRQWVQRLWGNNNCDFLQKEKIGKSGGQLLIWDTSYFAATNAIVFDRVIGIRGIWKSSGDELNVLNVYGPHDDSRKKLLWETLSKTINDDLWVLCGDFNEVRYPEERLNCDFIVNRASMFNNFIEANKLIDIPLGGRCFTRVSDDGVKFSKLDRYLVSEIFLNSWGDISVVALERKHSDHCPIILKSEEKNFGPKPFKFFDAWLDNKEVDQVVLEA from the coding sequence ATGAAGATTCTATCACTTAACATTAGGGGTTTCGGGATTGGGAGTGGTGAGAATAAGTTGTCGTGGGCAAAAGAATTGCTTTTTAAAGAAAAACCCATCTTCGTAGCGTTTCAAGAAACTAAACTTAATTTGGTTAACCGACAGTGGGTTCAAAGGCTTTGGGGGAATAATAACTGTGATTTTCTACAAAAAGAGAAAATTGGGAAGTCGGGCGGGCAACTTCTCATCTGGGACACTTCTTATTTTGCTGCCACTAATGCAATTGTCTTTGATCGTGTCATTGGCATTCGAGGTATTTGGAAATCTAGTGGAGATGAACTTAATGTGTTAAATGTGTACGGGCCGCATGACGATTCTAGAAAAAAGTTACTATGGGAAACTTTATCAAAGACCATCAATGATGACCTGTGGGTATTGTGCGGGGATTTTAATGAGGTTCGGTATCCGGAAGAGAGACTTAATTGTGACTTCATTGTGAATCGGGCAAGTATGTTTAACAACTTTATCGAGGCAAATAAATTAATTGACATCCCTCTTGGCGGAAGATGTTTCACTAGAGTTAGTGATGATGGGGTTAAATTCAGCAAGCTCGATCGGTACCTTGTATCGGAAATTTTTTTAAACTCGTGGGGTGACATTTCGGTAGTTGCACTAGAGCGTAAACATTCGGATCACTGCCCCATTATTTTAAAAAGTGAAGAAAAGAACTTTGGTCCCAAACCCTTCAAGTTCTTCGATGCGTGGTTAGACAATAAAGAGGTGGACCAGGTTGTGTTGGAAGCTTGA